From Rudanella lutea DSM 19387, a single genomic window includes:
- a CDS encoding TonB-dependent receptor: MKSILSILCCLCISLSAYAHLGNLTGTVFDQTNNRPLQGVTVRLTGLNRATITNEAGQYRFDNLVASAYKLELSHVGFATQVVDVTVQNDQTTTLRTGMNVAPVALSEVVISSGRPHDQQLISNLDIKLRPITNSQEVLRLVPGLFIGQHAGGGKAEQLFLRGFDLDHGTDIGLTVDGMPVNMVSHAHGQGYADLHFVIPELIEGVDFKKGPYRADKGNFVTAGWADFRTRTTLDRSFVKLEGGQFDTFRAVAGVDLLGKARRSGTNNSRPQSAYLASEYSFSNAYFDTPQRFNRINLMGKYHGHIGAGTTLTLTGSTFWSRWNHSGQIPDRAVASGQIGFFGAIDPTEGGETSRTNLNAQFLTVTPGNNVVKNSFFYSNYGFELYSNFTFFARDSVNGDQIRQRERRNLFGYTGSYTHETYLGKTRLTTTVGAQYRHDLTGGRVPTELSYTRNRTETLQRVQYGDIDELNAALYADEQIQFSDRLTLNAGLRVDYFRNIYTDRIPQPATVGRARQAIVSPKLNLYYTANPRLQLYINTGKGFHSNDTRVVVPQGGREILPGAYGADAGVIFKPVPRLLVNAAAWYLWLDQEFVYVGDEGVVEPGGRSRRQGVDVSVRYQITNRTNGANFYADFDLNTARPRAVGVESGQNYLPLAPVFTSIGGLSLQTESGFSGSLRYRYMADRPANEDYSIVAKGYFVTDLQANYTRKTYSLGLSVQNLLNTRWKETQFATESRLQNEATPVNEIHFTPGTPFFARLSLTLFF, translated from the coding sequence ATGAAATCCATTCTATCTATCCTCTGCTGCCTGTGCATCAGCCTGTCGGCCTATGCGCATTTGGGCAACCTGACCGGTACGGTCTTCGATCAAACCAATAACCGCCCGCTGCAAGGCGTCACCGTTCGGCTGACGGGCCTCAACCGGGCCACCATCACCAACGAAGCGGGTCAGTACCGATTCGATAACCTGGTCGCGTCGGCGTACAAACTCGAACTGTCGCACGTGGGGTTTGCAACCCAGGTAGTCGACGTGACGGTGCAAAACGACCAAACCACTACCCTGCGCACGGGTATGAACGTGGCTCCGGTAGCCCTGAGCGAAGTGGTCATTTCGTCGGGACGGCCCCACGATCAGCAACTCATCAGCAACCTCGACATTAAGCTCCGGCCCATTACCAACTCGCAGGAAGTACTGCGGCTGGTGCCGGGGCTGTTTATTGGCCAACACGCCGGGGGCGGCAAGGCCGAACAACTGTTTCTGCGCGGATTCGATCTGGACCACGGCACCGACATTGGTCTCACCGTCGATGGCATGCCTGTCAACATGGTGTCGCACGCACACGGACAGGGCTATGCCGACCTGCATTTTGTGATTCCCGAACTGATTGAGGGCGTCGATTTTAAGAAAGGGCCGTACCGGGCCGACAAAGGCAATTTTGTAACGGCGGGCTGGGCCGACTTCCGCACCCGCACCACCCTCGACCGCTCGTTTGTGAAGCTCGAAGGCGGTCAGTTCGATACATTTCGGGCGGTGGCCGGGGTCGATCTGCTCGGTAAAGCCCGGCGGTCGGGCACCAACAACAGCCGTCCTCAATCGGCGTATCTGGCCTCCGAGTATTCCTTTTCAAACGCTTACTTCGATACCCCGCAGCGGTTCAACCGGATTAACCTGATGGGCAAATACCACGGGCATATCGGGGCCGGCACCACCCTCACGCTGACCGGCTCGACGTTCTGGAGCCGCTGGAATCATTCGGGGCAGATACCCGACCGGGCCGTGGCTTCGGGGCAGATTGGCTTCTTCGGGGCCATCGACCCCACCGAGGGGGGCGAAACAAGCCGAACCAACCTCAACGCGCAGTTTCTGACCGTTACGCCCGGCAACAACGTAGTCAAAAACTCGTTTTTCTACAGCAATTACGGGTTTGAGCTGTACTCCAACTTCACGTTTTTTGCCCGCGACTCGGTCAATGGCGATCAGATCCGGCAGCGCGAACGCCGGAACCTGTTTGGCTACACAGGCAGCTACACTCACGAAACGTACCTCGGCAAAACCCGCCTGACTACCACCGTGGGTGCGCAGTACCGGCACGACCTCACGGGCGGGCGCGTACCCACCGAGCTGTCGTACACCCGCAACCGGACCGAGACCCTCCAACGGGTTCAATACGGCGACATCGACGAGCTGAATGCGGCCCTGTACGCCGATGAGCAGATTCAGTTTTCGGACCGGTTGACGCTCAACGCGGGCCTGCGGGTCGATTATTTCCGCAACATTTACACCGACCGCATCCCCCAACCCGCTACTGTGGGGCGCGCCCGGCAGGCCATTGTGTCGCCCAAGCTAAACCTGTACTACACCGCTAACCCACGCCTGCAACTGTACATCAACACAGGCAAGGGTTTTCACTCCAACGATACCCGTGTGGTGGTGCCGCAGGGTGGCCGCGAAATTCTGCCCGGAGCTTACGGCGCCGATGCGGGCGTTATTTTCAAGCCCGTTCCCCGGCTGTTGGTCAATGCGGCCGCGTGGTATCTGTGGCTCGATCAGGAGTTTGTGTACGTGGGCGACGAGGGTGTAGTGGAACCCGGTGGGCGGTCGCGTCGGCAGGGGGTCGATGTATCGGTGCGGTATCAGATTACCAACCGCACCAACGGAGCCAACTTCTACGCCGACTTCGACCTGAACACCGCCCGGCCCCGGGCCGTGGGCGTTGAGTCGGGGCAGAATTACCTGCCGTTGGCCCCGGTGTTCACGTCGATTGGGGGGTTGTCGTTGCAAACAGAATCGGGCTTTAGCGGCTCGCTGCGGTACCGGTACATGGCCGACCGCCCGGCCAACGAAGATTACTCGATTGTGGCCAAAGGCTATTTCGTAACCGACCTACAGGCCAACTACACCCGAAAGACCTACAGCCTCGGTCTTTCGGTGCAAAACCTGCTGAACACCCGCTGGAAAGAAACGCAGTTTGCCACCGAAAGCCGCCTGCAAAACGAAGCCACTCCCGTCAACGAAATTCATTTCACGCCCGGCACGCCCTTTTTCGCCCGGCTGAGCCTGACGCTGTTTTTTTAA
- a CDS encoding tetratricopeptide repeat protein, whose translation MIRNVLPRKSIATLLVGLFLLTGCTKQSEQTTSSAGSSELPSLYQREGELAKAAEWPKTQQKVEDLKLEIAKNPNDVKPRLKLVVIYLSEARITGEHPYYYPAILKILDGVLTIDPKNFEALVFQASVKMSQHQFTVAKEVAEKARQINPNNAYVYGILVDANVELGNYEEAVKMSDQMQVLKPSLESYSRASYLRELYGDYPGSIEAMKLAVQAGLPGSEPHCWSKNTLGHLYETTGQLAKAEQQYAEILVLRPSYAFALGGQARIQKARKEYDKALVTLEKAAAIMPEFSFHEEMADIYALQGDKAKAAAKYAEVAKMLEEDAQSGHTVDLELCKLHTKAGNLDEALSYGQKELSKRPQNIDVNHALADIYFLKNDPKKAQEHMKIALRTGSKDPELLKRAGEIQLALGNAGEGNKLIAAAKKTNPVL comes from the coding sequence ATGATACGTAACGTATTACCCCGCAAATCCATAGCTACATTGCTGGTCGGCCTGTTTCTGCTGACTGGCTGCACCAAACAATCGGAGCAGACGACCTCGTCGGCCGGATCGTCAGAACTACCGTCGCTGTATCAGCGTGAGGGCGAATTAGCCAAAGCCGCCGAGTGGCCCAAAACGCAGCAGAAGGTTGAAGACCTGAAGCTCGAAATCGCCAAAAACCCCAACGATGTAAAGCCCCGGCTCAAGCTCGTGGTCATTTACCTGTCGGAGGCCCGCATTACCGGCGAGCACCCGTACTACTACCCAGCCATCCTGAAAATCCTCGACGGGGTGCTGACCATCGACCCTAAAAACTTTGAGGCTCTGGTGTTTCAGGCTTCGGTTAAAATGTCGCAGCATCAGTTTACGGTAGCCAAGGAGGTGGCCGAAAAAGCCCGGCAAATCAATCCCAACAATGCCTACGTGTACGGCATTCTGGTGGATGCGAATGTGGAACTGGGTAACTACGAAGAAGCCGTGAAGATGTCGGATCAGATGCAGGTGCTGAAGCCCTCGCTGGAGTCGTACTCACGGGCCTCGTACCTTCGTGAACTATACGGCGACTATCCGGGCTCTATCGAAGCCATGAAACTGGCGGTTCAGGCGGGCCTGCCCGGTTCAGAACCGCACTGCTGGAGCAAAAATACCCTCGGGCATCTGTACGAAACCACCGGCCAACTGGCTAAAGCCGAGCAGCAGTACGCCGAAATTCTGGTGTTGCGCCCCAGCTACGCCTTCGCGTTAGGCGGTCAGGCACGCATCCAGAAAGCCCGGAAAGAATACGATAAAGCCCTGGTTACGCTCGAAAAAGCAGCCGCGATCATGCCGGAGTTTTCATTCCACGAAGAAATGGCCGACATCTACGCCTTGCAGGGCGACAAGGCCAAAGCAGCCGCCAAGTACGCTGAGGTAGCCAAGATGCTGGAGGAAGACGCCCAGTCGGGTCATACCGTTGATCTGGAACTTTGCAAGCTGCACACCAAAGCCGGCAACCTCGACGAAGCCCTGTCGTACGGACAGAAAGAGCTGAGCAAGCGGCCCCAGAACATCGACGTGAACCACGCCCTGGCCGACATCTATTTTCTCAAGAACGACCCCAAAAAGGCGCAGGAGCACATGAAAATCGCGTTGCGTACGGGCAGCAAAGACCCCGAACTGCTGAAGCGCGCGGGCGAAATCCAACTGGCGCTGGGCAATGCCGGCGAAGGCAACAAGCTGATCGCAGCCGCCAAAAAGACCAACCCAGTACTCTAA